Proteins found in one Actinomycetota bacterium genomic segment:
- a CDS encoding serine/threonine protein kinase, whose protein sequence is MAGEPRVGEEFAGYRIDSVLGRGGMSVVYLAEDLGLKRKVALKILAPELSEDAAFRDRFIQESQIAANLDHPNIVPIFEARETDGVLYMAMRLVRGKDLRTILRAEGALSHARATTLIVQVAGALDAAHAAGLVHRDVKPANILVVPPPDPASTEHAYLSDFGVTKRLESQARLTATGQLVGTADYVAPEQIEGRPVDGRADVYSLGCVLFECLTGRTPFRGDVEVATLWAHVQGKPPQVTDVRPDLPPALNRVLGKALAKTPDLRYRTAGEFAAAARAAVGSGSDERPLAPQPGGPSPRRRALLGGGIALVVVVGLLVFLLSGRGTKPRAGPSTGSPASVHSPSSAPVTTAPPANLVTGTGLFRLDPQTGMPSGRIAPSVLDPGAIDGLAVGEGGLWVHVGVEGQVAEIKPKTKAVAAIVPADRDGYVFTEQGSVWIGSGDGVLRVDPVDGRIVATIPFPVHPIGTPSSGTTDLLWADGPALSKKPGIPNSGRSIVGIDTRTNKVVVDIALPSWSGMCMLGGSLWVAEPVGPNLGPRLLRLDPATGHVLGTVGDLPIEPQEVTCGAGRIWLLDDGLSLVAYEPSGHSASPAGIVAVPGEREAGFESTTSFVVAGNEVLVVQGLSRTLWVVDPALNAVVATVQFHDLPVALGSDGRSAWLVVR, encoded by the coding sequence ATGGCGGGGGAGCCACGGGTAGGGGAGGAATTCGCCGGCTACCGGATCGACTCCGTCCTGGGCCGCGGCGGGATGAGCGTCGTGTACCTGGCCGAGGACCTCGGGCTGAAGCGGAAGGTCGCCCTGAAGATCCTCGCGCCGGAACTGTCCGAGGACGCCGCGTTCCGGGACCGGTTCATCCAGGAGTCGCAGATCGCCGCCAACCTCGACCATCCGAACATCGTCCCGATCTTCGAGGCCAGGGAGACCGATGGCGTCCTGTACATGGCCATGCGCCTGGTTCGAGGGAAGGATCTCCGGACCATCCTTCGGGCTGAAGGGGCGCTGTCGCATGCCCGAGCGACGACCCTGATCGTCCAGGTGGCGGGAGCCCTGGACGCGGCGCACGCGGCCGGGCTGGTCCACCGCGACGTGAAGCCGGCCAACATCCTGGTCGTTCCTCCTCCAGATCCGGCCTCGACCGAGCACGCGTACCTCTCGGATTTCGGCGTGACCAAGCGACTCGAGTCCCAAGCCCGGCTGACCGCCACCGGCCAGCTCGTCGGTACGGCCGACTACGTCGCCCCGGAGCAGATCGAGGGAAGGCCGGTCGACGGCAGGGCGGACGTCTACTCGCTCGGGTGCGTGCTCTTCGAGTGCCTCACCGGAAGGACCCCATTCAGAGGAGATGTCGAGGTGGCCACCCTGTGGGCGCACGTCCAGGGGAAGCCGCCGCAGGTTACCGACGTCCGCCCGGACCTGCCTCCAGCCCTCAACCGCGTGCTGGGCAAGGCACTGGCCAAGACCCCTGACCTTCGGTACCGGACGGCGGGGGAGTTCGCGGCCGCCGCCCGCGCGGCGGTGGGCTCGGGGAGCGACGAGCGGCCCCTCGCGCCGCAACCCGGGGGGCCGTCCCCGCGGCGTCGCGCGCTCCTCGGGGGCGGCATCGCGCTCGTGGTCGTCGTGGGCCTACTCGTCTTCCTGCTGTCCGGACGGGGGACGAAGCCCCGTGCCGGTCCGTCCACCGGCTCCCCGGCCTCGGTTCACTCCCCATCGTCCGCGCCCGTCACCACCGCACCGCCGGCGAACCTCGTGACGGGGACGGGACTGTTCCGTCTGGACCCGCAGACCGGGATGCCGTCTGGCCGGATCGCTCCATCGGTCCTCGATCCAGGCGCGATCGACGGGCTCGCGGTCGGGGAAGGGGGGTTGTGGGTTCACGTCGGAGTCGAGGGCCAGGTTGCCGAGATCAAGCCGAAGACGAAAGCGGTGGCGGCGATCGTCCCGGCGGATCGCGACGGCTACGTGTTCACAGAACAGGGCTCGGTGTGGATCGGATCAGGCGACGGGGTCCTGCGGGTCGATCCCGTCGATGGGCGGATCGTCGCCACGATTCCCTTCCCCGTCCACCCGATCGGCACCCCGTCATCCGGGACGACGGATCTGCTGTGGGCCGACGGACCGGCGTTGAGCAAGAAACCCGGTATCCCAAACAGCGGCCGGTCGATCGTCGGCATCGATACCCGGACGAACAAGGTCGTGGTGGACATCGCCCTCCCGAGCTGGAGCGGCATGTGCATGCTGGGCGGCTCCCTGTGGGTCGCGGAGCCGGTCGGTCCGAACCTGGGTCCGCGGCTGCTGCGCCTGGATCCCGCGACGGGGCACGTCCTCGGCACCGTCGGCGACCTGCCGATCGAGCCACAGGAGGTGACATGCGGCGCGGGCAGGATCTGGCTGCTCGACGACGGGCTCTCGCTCGTCGCGTACGAGCCTTCGGGCCACTCGGCTTCCCCCGCGGGCATCGTGGCCGTCCCCGGAGAGCGTGAGGCGGGCTTCGAGTCCACGACCAGCTTCGTCGTGGCGGGCAACGAGGTCCTGGTGGTCCAGGGGCTCAGCCGGACGCTGTGGGTCGTCGACCCGGCCTTGAACGCTGTGGTTGCCACGGTTCAGTTCCACGACCTCCCAGTCGCACTCGGGAGCGATGGTCGCTCCGCGTGGCTTGTGGTGCGGTGA
- the pheS gene encoding phenylalanine--tRNA ligase subunit alpha → MDLAQALHTLDQELERGLALIEQADSLDALERGRQAVLGRKAPFSQVQRSLGAFSEEDRRRAGYRANEVRAALEETLAKRREALGEAEERRRLELDRVDVTLPGRRPRTGAMHPLAVTEYEIIDIFTRMGYRVVEGPEVETDWYNFTALNIPPDHPARTEKDTIYLDIPGHDGLLLRTETSAMQIRTMESQQPPVYIIAPGRTYRQETPDPTHTPVFMQVEGLAVDEGITFADLKGTLHAFARAMFGEDTRVRLTPDFFPFVEPGAGFAVSCFLCGGAGCRTCKQTGWIELLGCGMVHPNVLRNVGYDPERYTGFAFGLGIERVALLRYGVPDIRLFYEGDVRFLEQFASLG, encoded by the coding sequence ATGGATCTGGCCCAAGCCCTGCACACCCTGGATCAGGAACTGGAGCGCGGCCTCGCGCTGATCGAGCAAGCGGATTCGCTCGATGCGTTGGAGCGGGGCAGGCAGGCCGTCCTCGGCCGGAAGGCCCCGTTCTCCCAGGTCCAGCGCTCGCTGGGCGCGTTCTCGGAGGAAGACCGCCGCCGCGCCGGCTACCGGGCCAACGAGGTCCGGGCCGCCCTCGAGGAGACCCTGGCGAAGCGGCGGGAAGCTCTCGGGGAAGCGGAGGAGCGCCGGCGGCTGGAACTCGACCGCGTGGACGTCACGCTGCCCGGCCGCCGCCCCCGGACCGGCGCCATGCATCCCCTCGCGGTGACGGAGTACGAGATCATCGACATCTTCACCCGCATGGGATACCGGGTCGTCGAGGGTCCCGAGGTGGAGACGGATTGGTACAACTTCACGGCCCTCAACATCCCGCCCGACCATCCCGCCCGTACCGAGAAGGACACCATCTACCTGGACATCCCGGGCCACGACGGCCTGCTGCTCCGCACCGAGACCTCGGCCATGCAGATCCGCACCATGGAATCGCAGCAGCCGCCCGTCTACATCATCGCCCCCGGCCGTACGTACCGGCAGGAGACGCCCGACCCCACCCACACGCCGGTGTTCATGCAGGTGGAGGGCCTGGCGGTGGACGAGGGGATCACCTTCGCCGACCTCAAGGGAACGCTGCACGCCTTCGCCCGGGCCATGTTCGGCGAGGACACCCGGGTCCGGCTGACGCCCGACTTCTTCCCGTTCGTGGAGCCCGGCGCCGGGTTCGCCGTGTCGTGCTTCCTGTGCGGTGGGGCCGGGTGCCGGACGTGCAAGCAAACGGGCTGGATCGAGCTGCTGGGGTGCGGGATGGTCCACCCGAACGTCCTCCGCAACGTGGGCTACGACCCCGAGCGGTACACGGGGTTCGCCTTCGGCCTGGGGATCGAGCGGGTGGCCCTGCTTCGCTACGGCGTCCCGGACATCCGCCTGTTCTACGAGGGCGACGTCCGCTTTCTCGAGCAGTTCGCGAGCCTGGGGTGA
- the pheT gene encoding phenylalanine--tRNA ligase subunit beta — MKVLLSWLREFAPTDLSAEDLAEFLTAKGAEVESVERPWAGLEGVVVARVLEVRDHPDADKLCVARVDAGAGEVQVVVGVRNMKSGDLVPYAPPGARVPVRPEPLEHRDVRGVTSNGMLCSPWELAISPDHHGILVLPPDTPVGVDLKVQLGLDDAVLDVEVTPNRPDLMSVVGVAREVAAATGVPLTLPDTSVVEGDEKATDVATVEIRDLERCPRYLARVIRGVSVGPSPLNVQARLTASGMRPLSNVVDATNYVLLEMGHPLHPFDLAALEGSGIVVRRAEEGERIVTLDDVERTLTADDLVIADHATAVAIAGVMGSAPVEVSATTRDVLLESAYFERTGIARTSQRLGLRTEASARFQRGADPEAVPRAADRSAALIAAWSRGTVLAGSIDVGAAPERRRIRVRPERASLLLGMEVSATQVVDSLGKVGIATEERSGAIEAEVPGFRPDIEQEVDLIEEVIRVLGYERLGETLPAIRQAGGVPPVNRFRRRIREALARAGLLETTSYSFASAADLALVDDREGVRVANPLAADDEFLRTSLLPGLLRALSGNLAHQVLSGALFEVGRVFYPGDGDSEHPVEEHERVAWALAGQASRGYPDPPREFDFSDAKGALETLLEALGIRDWSLGPPPNRHLFHPTRSASVVVGDRLAGQVGELHPNVTRRLDFPGRVAVAELEVAVLAVHAWADLAYREVPRFPPVRRDLAFTVDASTPGGALRDAIVEAAGGLAGSVTLFDVHTGPPIAEGKKSLAFSVDFRAPDRTLTDQEAEQTVQAIVDRLAKDFGAELRSG, encoded by the coding sequence ATGAAGGTCCTGCTGTCGTGGCTCCGCGAGTTCGCGCCGACCGACCTGTCGGCCGAGGACCTGGCCGAGTTCCTCACGGCGAAGGGCGCGGAGGTCGAGTCCGTGGAGCGCCCGTGGGCGGGGCTGGAGGGCGTGGTGGTGGCCCGGGTGCTGGAGGTCCGGGACCACCCCGACGCGGACAAGCTGTGCGTGGCCCGGGTGGACGCGGGGGCCGGAGAGGTCCAGGTGGTGGTGGGGGTTCGCAACATGAAGTCCGGCGACCTGGTTCCCTACGCCCCGCCGGGAGCCCGTGTCCCGGTCCGCCCCGAGCCCCTGGAGCACCGCGACGTTCGGGGGGTGACCTCGAACGGCATGCTGTGCTCGCCGTGGGAGCTGGCCATCTCCCCGGACCACCACGGGATCCTGGTGCTGCCCCCGGACACCCCCGTGGGGGTCGACCTGAAGGTGCAGCTCGGCCTGGACGACGCCGTCCTCGACGTCGAGGTCACGCCGAACCGCCCCGACCTCATGTCGGTGGTGGGCGTGGCCCGTGAGGTCGCCGCGGCCACCGGGGTGCCGCTGACCCTTCCCGACACCTCGGTCGTCGAGGGCGACGAGAAGGCCACGGACGTGGCCACGGTGGAGATCCGCGACCTGGAGCGCTGCCCTCGGTACCTGGCCCGGGTCATCCGTGGCGTCTCCGTGGGGCCCTCGCCGCTGAACGTCCAGGCTCGGCTGACCGCTTCCGGCATGCGACCGCTGTCGAACGTCGTGGACGCCACGAACTACGTCCTGCTGGAGATGGGCCATCCACTGCACCCGTTCGACCTGGCAGCCCTGGAGGGAAGCGGCATCGTGGTCCGCCGGGCCGAGGAAGGGGAGCGCATCGTCACGCTGGACGACGTGGAACGCACCCTGACGGCGGACGACCTGGTGATCGCCGACCACGCCACAGCCGTCGCCATCGCCGGCGTGATGGGCTCCGCGCCCGTCGAGGTTTCGGCCACGACCCGCGACGTCCTGTTGGAGAGCGCCTACTTCGAGCGGACCGGAATCGCCCGGACGTCCCAACGTCTGGGCCTGCGCACCGAGGCCTCGGCCCGGTTCCAGCGGGGGGCCGATCCCGAGGCGGTCCCGCGTGCGGCCGACCGCTCGGCGGCGCTGATCGCTGCGTGGTCGCGCGGCACCGTGCTGGCCGGTTCCATCGACGTGGGTGCGGCGCCGGAGCGCCGGCGGATCCGGGTCCGCCCCGAGCGGGCGTCGCTGCTCCTGGGGATGGAGGTCTCCGCCACCCAGGTGGTGGACAGCCTGGGCAAGGTCGGCATCGCCACGGAGGAGCGCTCCGGCGCCATCGAGGCGGAGGTGCCCGGCTTCCGGCCGGACATCGAGCAGGAGGTCGACCTCATCGAGGAGGTCATCCGGGTCCTGGGCTACGAGCGGCTCGGCGAGACCCTCCCCGCCATCCGGCAGGCGGGCGGCGTTCCCCCAGTGAATCGCTTCCGGCGGCGGATCCGCGAGGCCCTGGCCAGGGCCGGGCTGCTCGAGACCACGTCCTATTCGTTCGCGTCCGCGGCCGACCTCGCGCTGGTCGACGACCGCGAGGGGGTCAGGGTGGCGAACCCGCTGGCCGCAGACGACGAGTTCCTGCGCACCAGCCTCCTCCCCGGCCTGCTGCGCGCGCTGTCCGGCAACCTGGCGCATCAGGTCCTGAGTGGCGCCCTGTTCGAGGTGGGGCGGGTCTTCTACCCGGGGGACGGCGATTCGGAGCACCCGGTGGAGGAACACGAGCGCGTGGCCTGGGCGCTGGCCGGCCAGGCCTCGCGGGGCTACCCCGACCCACCCCGGGAGTTCGATTTCTCCGACGCCAAGGGCGCCCTGGAGACGCTCCTGGAGGCCCTGGGGATCCGGGACTGGAGCCTGGGGCCGCCCCCGAACCGGCACCTGTTCCATCCCACCCGCTCCGCGTCGGTGGTGGTGGGAGACCGGCTGGCCGGCCAGGTGGGGGAGCTGCACCCGAACGTGACCCGCCGGCTGGACTTCCCGGGCCGCGTGGCCGTGGCCGAGCTGGAGGTCGCCGTGCTGGCCGTGCACGCGTGGGCGGACCTGGCCTATCGGGAGGTCCCCCGGTTCCCACCGGTCCGCCGCGACCTCGCGTTCACCGTGGACGCGTCGACGCCCGGAGGGGCGCTTCGCGACGCCATCGTCGAGGCCGCGGGTGGCCTGGCCGGCTCCGTGACCCTGTTCGACGTCCATACGGGCCCGCCCATCGCCGAGGGGAAGAAGTCGCTGGCCTTCTCGGTGGACTTCCGGGCCCCCGACCGCACCCTCACCGACCAGGAAGCCGAGCAGACGGTCCAGGCCATCGTCGACCGCCTGGCGAAGGACTTCGGCGCCGAGCTCCGCTCTGGGTAG
- a CDS encoding GNAT family N-acetyltransferase produces MITTTGLYRPFGPVLERPMELRRFDHADAFFQAVGSFLVADEPRHNLELGIISHLRNRPVPDADPPYLAALERSGRVAGVAMRTPPFGVLVSLADLADAPAVAEDVRSSYESLPSVLSTPETARAFAEAWSGLSGQRLVPGMRQRIYRLDEVPPEPDGPGRMRPATVDDRDLLLRWMEEFLVEAVPQQPPGRTAQVVDDRLGASDAGLALWEDPEPVSLAGFGGPTPTGIRIGPVYTPPPLRRRGYGTASTAALSRMLMLRGYRTCFLYTDLANPTSNGIYSAIGYRPVCDMLEIRFEEPA; encoded by the coding sequence GTGATCACGACGACCGGACTTTACCGGCCCTTCGGCCCGGTGCTAGAACGGCCCATGGAGCTACGGCGCTTCGACCATGCCGACGCGTTCTTCCAGGCGGTGGGCTCCTTCCTGGTGGCGGACGAGCCACGGCACAACCTGGAGCTCGGCATCATCTCCCACCTCCGGAACCGTCCCGTCCCGGACGCCGACCCACCATACCTGGCTGCCCTGGAGCGCAGCGGACGCGTGGCCGGCGTGGCCATGAGGACACCGCCGTTCGGGGTCCTGGTTTCACTCGCCGATCTCGCCGACGCCCCGGCAGTCGCCGAGGACGTCCGGTCCTCGTACGAGTCCCTGCCGAGCGTGCTCTCCACGCCGGAGACGGCTCGGGCGTTCGCGGAGGCCTGGAGCGGCCTGTCCGGCCAGCGCCTCGTTCCGGGGATGCGCCAGCGCATCTACCGCCTCGACGAGGTGCCTCCGGAGCCGGATGGCCCGGGAAGGATGCGGCCGGCCACGGTGGACGATCGGGACCTGCTTCTGCGATGGATGGAGGAGTTCCTGGTCGAGGCGGTCCCGCAACAACCGCCCGGCCGGACGGCTCAGGTGGTCGATGACCGGCTGGGGGCCTCGGACGCCGGCCTTGCGCTGTGGGAGGACCCCGAGCCGGTTTCACTGGCAGGCTTCGGGGGCCCCACGCCGACGGGGATCCGGATCGGGCCGGTGTACACACCGCCCCCGTTGCGGCGGCGCGGCTACGGCACGGCCAGCACGGCCGCGCTCAGCCGGATGCTCATGCTCCGCGGCTACCGCACGTGCTTCCTGTATACGGACCTGGCCAACCCGACCTCGAACGGCATCTACTCGGCCATCGGCTACCGGCCGGTGTGCGACATGCTGGAAATCCGGTTCGAGGAACCGGCCTAG